In one Niallia taxi genomic region, the following are encoded:
- a CDS encoding RluA family pseudouridine synthase — protein MHFDRKGEWMLLEIPEKWNSISIDELFRTILLASKKQVHLFKMQKKVMLNNTVITNWSTPLKTGDLLSIKMFDSQPNNIEASYMELSVLYEDDFLMIFNKPHGIDTHPNAPEDVSSLTNGAAFHLLMNGEERQLKHIHRLDRNTTGCILFAKHELIGNMLDQNLRERKIKRTYLALVHGNVKGKKGSINKPIGRDRHHATKRRVSENGQAAVTHYKRLQYFPETDLTLVSCSLETGRTHQIRVHFSSIGHPLAGDVLYGGRAAAYNRQALHAAKLEFAHPITGEYIKVFAPFLDSPAIFPVNGLELLEK, from the coding sequence ATGCATTTCGACAGAAAGGGCGAATGGATGTTACTTGAAATCCCTGAAAAATGGAATTCAATATCAATAGATGAACTGTTCCGCACCATACTTCTCGCATCAAAAAAGCAAGTACATTTATTTAAGATGCAGAAAAAAGTGATGCTGAATAATACTGTCATAACAAATTGGTCAACTCCACTAAAAACTGGAGATTTATTATCGATAAAAATGTTTGATTCTCAGCCTAATAATATCGAAGCATCCTATATGGAGCTCAGCGTATTGTATGAGGATGACTTTTTAATGATTTTTAATAAACCTCATGGAATTGATACACATCCTAACGCACCAGAAGATGTTTCTTCCTTAACAAATGGGGCAGCTTTTCATCTGCTGATGAATGGAGAAGAACGGCAGCTTAAGCATATACATCGCCTTGATCGGAACACAACTGGCTGTATATTATTTGCCAAGCACGAATTGATAGGAAATATGCTTGATCAGAACTTAAGAGAACGAAAAATCAAAAGAACATATTTAGCCCTTGTTCATGGAAATGTGAAAGGAAAAAAAGGTAGTATTAACAAGCCAATAGGCAGGGACAGGCATCATGCCACAAAAAGAAGAGTTTCAGAAAACGGACAGGCTGCTGTCACTCATTACAAACGGCTGCAATACTTTCCTGAAACTGATTTGACACTTGTTTCCTGCAGTCTTGAAACTGGCCGCACACATCAAATCCGTGTTCATTTCAGCTCAATTGGCCATCCTCTTGCAGGTGATGTTCTTTACGGGGGGAGAGCTGCCGCTTACAACAGACAGGCACTGCATGCAGCAAAGCTGGAGTTTGCACACCCAATAACAGGAGAATATATAAAGGTCTTTGCTCCATTTCTGGACAGTCCCGCAATATTCCCTGTAAATGGGCTTGAATTACTGGAAAAATAA
- a CDS encoding SGNH/GDSL hydrolase family protein yields MKKNATIYILSLSSLVCLMWMLGLGWVLVDYAQGSKKELNTPNTLTAKAPSGGVQLLALGDSLTRGTGDQAGKGYIGYLKDKLAEKTNEKITLTNYGVKGATSKELAAQIKQQEIQRQAKNADIIFITIGGNDLFQGGETLSHIDDNTIADLSASYNQNLKEILTTIRSTNKEAPIYLIGLYNPFSDLENSEATSKIVRDWNYASAETSSAFAKTIFVPTYDIFQQNVQTYLYSDHFHPNKQGYELMADRVASLISWEVEEN; encoded by the coding sequence TTGAAAAAGAATGCAACCATCTACATCCTTTCGCTTTCTTCACTCGTTTGTTTGATGTGGATGCTTGGTCTCGGCTGGGTACTTGTCGATTATGCACAAGGCTCAAAAAAGGAACTGAACACACCTAATACACTTACAGCAAAGGCACCTTCTGGCGGTGTCCAGCTTCTTGCATTAGGAGATTCACTAACAAGAGGAACAGGTGATCAGGCTGGAAAAGGTTATATCGGCTACCTGAAGGACAAGCTTGCAGAGAAAACAAATGAGAAAATTACTCTAACAAATTACGGTGTTAAAGGCGCAACCTCTAAGGAACTTGCTGCACAAATCAAGCAGCAGGAAATCCAAAGACAGGCAAAAAATGCTGATATTATTTTTATTACAATCGGCGGGAATGATTTGTTCCAAGGCGGGGAAACCCTTTCCCATATTGACGACAATACCATTGCTGATCTATCTGCATCTTATAATCAAAACTTGAAGGAAATATTAACTACCATCAGATCTACAAACAAGGAAGCACCAATTTACTTGATCGGTCTTTACAACCCATTCAGCGATTTGGAAAACAGTGAAGCTACATCCAAAATTGTCCGTGATTGGAATTATGCAAGTGCTGAAACAAGCTCTGCCTTTGCAAAGACAATTTTTGTTCCTACATATGATATTTTCCAGCAAAATGTACAGACTTATCTTTATTCAGACCACTTCCATCCTAACAAACAGGGGTATGAATTAATGGCAGATAGAGTTGCTTCCTTAATTTCATGGGAGGTGGAGGAAAATTGA
- a CDS encoding DUF5365 family protein, producing the protein MKVAYASTPAQEEQINELIQTFYTSIFPDFFSDDEINKFSNLNVLRLTQEQSYMLSTLKNSYQVIAALQTIISIVENSDESDEYDHLFERNVEILDEFELFFPFRLDNFSKKDKSLSIYSEAANEYLL; encoded by the coding sequence ATGAAGGTAGCTTATGCTTCAACGCCTGCACAGGAAGAGCAAATAAATGAACTTATCCAAACTTTTTATACGTCCATTTTTCCCGACTTTTTTTCTGATGACGAAATAAACAAGTTTTCGAACTTGAATGTTTTGCGTTTAACACAAGAGCAATCATATATGCTAAGTACATTAAAGAATTCCTATCAAGTGATTGCTGCATTGCAGACAATTATATCAATTGTTGAGAATTCGGATGAAAGTGATGAATACGATCATTTATTCGAAAGAAATGTCGAGATATTAGATGAGTTCGAGTTATTTTTCCCTTTCCGTCTGGACAATTTCTCAAAAAAAGATAAAAGTTTGAGCATCTATTCAGAGGCAGCAAACGAGTATTTATTATAG
- a CDS encoding DUF3889 domain-containing protein, whose protein sequence is MKNRAFPILVASILIMAFLFPSHNIAVQKSDYEKYGSIAIAVVKADYPDQAVTDYKYMGRKKITTMEVEDSFKFIVKENSKEKTVQVVIKHDLENDKFISLTVSEPDQP, encoded by the coding sequence ATGAAGAATCGGGCTTTTCCTATATTAGTTGCATCCATACTAATTATGGCATTCTTATTTCCATCTCATAATATTGCGGTTCAAAAATCGGATTATGAAAAATACGGTAGCATTGCTATTGCTGTAGTCAAAGCAGATTATCCAGATCAAGCAGTTACTGACTATAAGTATATGGGCAGAAAGAAAATCACAACAATGGAAGTGGAAGACAGCTTTAAGTTCATTGTTAAGGAAAACAGCAAAGAAAAAACAGTACAAGTAGTAATAAAGCATGATTTAGAAAATGATAAGTTCATCTCTTTGACTGTGAGTGAACCTGATCAGCCATAA
- a CDS encoding SDR family oxidoreductase, producing MGKVVLITGASSGFGYLTALEFAEKGYKVIAAVRNMEKGARLIKEATKLKLQDKITLETLDVTCVKSIAALAEKVEAKGRLDILVNNAGYAGAGFAEEIPVDEYREQLETNFFGAIAVTQAFLPLMRKRISGRIIMMSSVSGQIGFPGLSPYVSSKFALEGFSESLRLELLPFSIYVTLVEPGSYKTSIWTDGKRITEKSIQENSPYAQQMKSVEQYLQKSEQNYGNPLEVAKKIVFIAEAKKPKLRYKLGKGVGMTIFLKACLPWKWWEKIVLYNLKK from the coding sequence ATGGGAAAAGTTGTTTTAATAACTGGTGCAAGCAGTGGTTTTGGTTATTTAACTGCATTGGAATTTGCTGAAAAGGGTTATAAAGTAATAGCTGCAGTCCGTAATATGGAAAAAGGGGCAAGGCTTATAAAGGAAGCAACAAAGCTTAAACTGCAGGATAAAATTACTTTGGAAACTCTTGACGTAACCTGTGTTAAGTCTATTGCTGCATTAGCAGAAAAAGTCGAAGCAAAGGGCAGGCTGGATATTCTTGTAAACAACGCCGGGTATGCTGGTGCTGGTTTTGCCGAAGAAATACCAGTCGATGAATATCGGGAACAGCTGGAGACTAATTTTTTCGGAGCAATTGCAGTGACACAAGCCTTTCTTCCGTTAATGAGAAAAAGGATAAGCGGTAGAATTATTATGATGAGCAGTGTAAGCGGCCAGATAGGGTTCCCCGGTTTAAGTCCGTATGTTTCCTCTAAATTTGCTCTTGAAGGCTTTAGTGAGTCGCTTAGATTAGAGCTGCTGCCATTCTCCATTTATGTCACATTAGTAGAGCCAGGATCATACAAGACAAGTATTTGGACGGATGGTAAGAGAATTACGGAAAAATCAATTCAAGAAAATTCTCCTTATGCACAGCAAATGAAAAGTGTGGAGCAATACTTGCAAAAAAGTGAACAGAATTATGGAAATCCATTAGAGGTGGCGAAAAAAATAGTCTTTATAGCTGAAGCCAAAAAACCAAAGCTGCGTTATAAGCTCGGTAAAGGAGTGGGAATGACTATCTTCCTTAAAGCGTGTTTACCGTGGAAATGGTGGGAAAAAATTGTTCTATATAATTTAAAAAAATAA
- a CDS encoding YhdB family protein, with amino-acid sequence MNKVDYDRALYYTHRSEWDNLLILMVRTKDHFLSKKIEHFLHAYNFEHDYTVIENNLYSLLRYIDHANDNVSETDIHTTIM; translated from the coding sequence TTGAATAAAGTTGATTATGATCGTGCACTGTACTACACCCATCGTTCTGAGTGGGATAATCTTTTAATACTGATGGTGCGCACGAAGGATCATTTTCTTTCAAAAAAAATAGAACATTTCCTGCACGCATACAATTTTGAACATGATTATACTGTAATCGAAAATAACTTGTATTCATTACTGCGCTACATTGACCACGCCAACGACAATGTAAGCGAAACTGACATTCACACAACCATAATGTAA
- a CDS encoding aldo/keto reductase: protein MNIHHKLKLHNGTEIPILGLGTYSADGGRTTAETVKAALELGYRSIDTASFYNNEKEVGEGIKESAVYRGDIVVTTKLWNDDHGYDKALKAFEASLQRLDLNYVDLYLIHWPGKDKFVETWKALERLYDEGLVKAIGVSNFKEHHLKTLMSASNEKPVVNQIELHPRLTSESLREYCKRMDIKVEAWSPLANGRLLNEPTINYIAKKHGRTPAQIILRWHIQNDIIIIPKTSSKKRLVENASIFDFRLSMEEMNLIDSLNMNERIGQDPDKLLF from the coding sequence ATGAACATCCATCATAAGTTAAAACTGCATAATGGAACAGAAATACCTATTCTCGGCCTTGGTACTTACAGCGCAGACGGAGGAAGAACGACAGCAGAAACGGTGAAAGCTGCCCTTGAGCTTGGATATCGTTCGATTGATACAGCTTCCTTCTATAATAATGAAAAAGAGGTAGGAGAAGGAATAAAAGAAAGCGCTGTCTATAGAGGTGATATTGTTGTTACAACAAAGCTCTGGAATGATGATCATGGATATGATAAAGCTTTAAAAGCCTTTGAAGCAAGCTTGCAGAGGCTTGATTTGAATTATGTTGATTTATATTTAATTCATTGGCCTGGCAAGGATAAATTTGTGGAAACATGGAAGGCTCTTGAGCGTCTGTATGATGAAGGACTTGTTAAGGCAATCGGTGTCAGCAACTTTAAAGAGCATCATTTAAAAACACTAATGTCAGCAAGCAATGAAAAGCCTGTTGTTAATCAGATTGAACTTCATCCTCGTCTTACATCTGAAAGCTTGAGAGAGTATTGTAAAAGAATGGACATTAAGGTGGAAGCATGGTCTCCATTGGCCAACGGCAGGCTGTTGAATGAACCGACAATCAATTATATTGCCAAAAAGCACGGCAGAACACCTGCGCAAATCATATTAAGATGGCATATTCAAAATGATATTATTATTATTCCTAAAACATCCTCGAAAAAGCGGCTTGTAGAAAATGCGAGTATTTTTGATTTTCGGCTAAGTATGGAGGAAATGAACTTAATCGACAGTCTTAATATGAATGAACGGATTGGGCAAGATCCAGATAAATTACTATTTTAA
- a CDS encoding ABC transporter ATP-binding protein: MSETTLSVRNLTKTIGKRQIIKDISFELKSGEVFGFLGPNGAGKTTTIRMLVGLIKPTSGSIQICGYDVKKDFSKAMERLGCIVENPELYPYLTGWENLQFFARMLKGVDDKRIQEIVELVGLKERIHDKVKTYSLGMRQRLGIGQALLSRPKVLILDEPTNGLDPSGIREMRQFIRFLAKEEGLSVLVSSHLLSEIQLLCDRVSIILSGKIIHTETVHSLLTAQEKIFWRFTPMDAGVEILRSVSPSVKIDGDTVITPFIEEEAGQWSRLLFEANVQVKEMNRQIPSLEHLFLELTGGESIE, encoded by the coding sequence TTGAGTGAGACTACCTTATCGGTTAGAAATTTAACCAAAACAATCGGAAAAAGACAGATTATTAAAGATATCAGCTTTGAACTGAAAAGCGGTGAGGTGTTTGGCTTTCTCGGACCGAACGGTGCCGGAAAGACAACAACAATTCGGATGCTCGTCGGTTTAATTAAACCTACATCAGGTTCCATTCAAATATGTGGATACGATGTAAAAAAGGATTTCTCTAAAGCGATGGAAAGACTCGGATGTATTGTAGAAAACCCAGAGCTTTATCCCTATTTAACAGGCTGGGAAAACCTGCAATTTTTTGCCCGTATGCTAAAGGGCGTTGATGACAAAAGAATACAAGAAATTGTGGAGCTTGTTGGGCTGAAGGAAAGAATTCATGACAAGGTTAAAACATACTCCCTCGGAATGAGACAAAGGCTGGGAATAGGCCAAGCTCTGTTAAGCAGACCTAAGGTTTTAATCCTGGATGAGCCTACAAACGGCTTAGACCCGTCTGGTATAAGGGAAATGCGGCAGTTTATTCGCTTTCTGGCAAAGGAAGAAGGATTGAGCGTTTTAGTTTCAAGCCATCTCCTTAGTGAAATCCAATTGCTGTGTGACAGGGTGTCCATTATATTGAGCGGGAAAATCATTCACACAGAAACCGTTCATTCCTTGCTGACAGCACAGGAAAAGATATTTTGGCGTTTTACTCCAATGGATGCTGGTGTGGAAATACTAAGAAGTGTCTCACCATCTGTCAAAATTGATGGAGATACAGTAATCACTCCATTTATTGAAGAAGAAGCGGGCCAGTGGAGCAGGCTGTTATTCGAGGCAAATGTACAAGTAAAGGAAATGAACAGACAAATCCCTTCCTTAGAGCATCTCTTCCTTGAGCTGACAGGAGGTGAGTCTATTGAGTAA
- a CDS encoding GlsB/YeaQ/YmgE family stress response membrane protein — MGFLWSLIIGGIIGWLAGIIVGRDVPGGIIGNIIAGFVGAWLGSLILGDWGPSLADFAIIPSIIGAVILVFVLSFILRKMRKTA; from the coding sequence ATGGGCTTTCTATGGTCATTAATTATAGGTGGAATTATCGGTTGGCTTGCAGGTATCATTGTAGGCAGAGACGTACCAGGTGGAATTATCGGTAACATTATCGCCGGTTTTGTAGGTGCGTGGCTTGGTTCATTAATTCTTGGAGATTGGGGTCCATCACTTGCTGACTTCGCGATTATCCCAAGTATCATTGGAGCTGTTATCTTAGTATTTGTATTAAGCTTCATCTTAAGAAAAATGCGCAAAACAGCCTAA
- a CDS encoding M14 family zinc carboxypeptidase — MKKITVMMLCLVFVLPFPGNILAKELSRQEQYTYEEYQRDIWKMKSKYKKKLEVHTIGYSEYGRKLYGIKVGTGKKSILISGTHHGREWITALMVMKMVENQVKEEDLYNRMGDYSIWFVPMLNPDGVIIQQGEVRKFPLFSRMAIKKMNEGSKDFTHWKSNGRGVDLNRQYPAGWEELEGESPKPSFKNYKGEKPLEAKEVQAIVSLTDKIKPTLAVAYHSSGQEIFWQYNNEENSERDRAIASKLAATTGYELGKPDPDAIGAGYTDWFITTYHLPAFTIEICPAVEETSPPLGTFAEEWQRNRNVTEVLLQEAKQLENVHKKNLDYR; from the coding sequence ATGAAAAAAATAACTGTAATGATGCTTTGCCTTGTATTCGTTCTCCCATTTCCAGGGAATATTCTGGCGAAGGAGTTAAGCAGGCAGGAGCAATACACATATGAAGAGTATCAGCGCGATATATGGAAAATGAAAAGCAAATACAAAAAGAAGCTCGAAGTACATACAATTGGCTATTCTGAATACGGCAGAAAGCTGTATGGAATAAAAGTAGGGACAGGAAAAAAATCCATTTTGATAAGTGGAACCCATCATGGCAGGGAATGGATCACAGCACTCATGGTGATGAAAATGGTCGAGAACCAAGTAAAAGAAGAGGATCTTTACAATAGGATGGGAGATTATTCGATCTGGTTTGTTCCAATGCTTAATCCAGACGGGGTTATCATTCAGCAGGGGGAGGTTCGGAAATTTCCATTGTTTTCACGCATGGCTATTAAAAAAATGAATGAAGGTTCTAAAGATTTTACTCATTGGAAGAGCAATGGAAGGGGAGTTGATTTGAACCGTCAATACCCTGCAGGCTGGGAGGAGCTGGAGGGGGAAAGTCCAAAACCTTCCTTTAAAAACTATAAAGGAGAAAAACCGCTTGAGGCCAAAGAGGTTCAAGCAATTGTCAGCTTAACAGACAAAATAAAGCCAACTTTGGCTGTAGCCTATCATTCATCAGGACAAGAAATATTCTGGCAGTACAACAATGAGGAGAACAGTGAAAGGGACAGGGCGATTGCCTCTAAATTAGCAGCAACAACAGGGTATGAGCTTGGCAAACCAGACCCAGATGCCATTGGAGCAGGCTACACGGACTGGTTTATTACCACATATCATTTGCCTGCTTTTACAATTGAAATATGTCCTGCTGTTGAAGAGACTAGTCCTCCTCTCGGTACATTTGCAGAGGAATGGCAACGAAATAGGAATGTGACAGAGGTTTTGCTTCAAGAAGCAAAACAATTGGAGAATGTACATAAAAAGAACTTGGATTACAGATAA
- a CDS encoding ABC transporter permease — MSKLVYNEMLKLVKSKRLFVVTLIIGIMIAMFTYAQFREMENVKKRLGDVDWRTTLQQSIIDTQNRIGSSGISDEWRNQLKVRISQSQYYLDHDINPQEPGAPTFLRVFLDNSMQLLLPLMVMIVAADLVSSERSIGTIKLLLTRPVRRWRILLSKYITLVLSISFILFMFGLFAYIISGLFFGYVGWTAPILTGFTVEAGELNTAGVHLVPQWQYIMMVFGLAWFVSLVVGTLSFMLSILIRSTAAGMGVMLAFLISGTIISNIASSWESAKYLFMVNLRLTDYLQGNIPPIEGMSLPFSLTVLAIWGAAALVISFFTFTKKDIY, encoded by the coding sequence TTGAGTAAACTTGTCTACAATGAAATGCTTAAGCTCGTTAAAAGCAAGCGGCTGTTTGTTGTTACATTGATTATCGGCATCATGATTGCTATGTTCACATATGCACAGTTTAGAGAAATGGAAAATGTGAAGAAACGCTTAGGGGATGTTGACTGGCGCACTACCTTGCAGCAATCAATCATCGATACACAAAACAGGATTGGCTCAAGCGGTATTTCAGATGAATGGCGAAACCAACTAAAGGTCCGCATCAGTCAATCTCAATATTATCTTGATCATGACATCAATCCGCAAGAACCGGGTGCTCCAACATTCCTTCGTGTTTTTCTAGATAACTCGATGCAGCTGTTACTGCCATTAATGGTGATGATTGTCGCTGCTGACCTTGTTTCATCTGAGCGAAGTATCGGCACCATTAAGCTGCTCTTAACACGGCCAGTCCGCCGTTGGAGGATTTTGCTCAGCAAATACATTACATTGGTTTTGTCCATTTCGTTCATTCTCTTTATGTTCGGATTATTCGCTTATATTATCAGTGGACTATTCTTCGGATATGTAGGCTGGACAGCTCCTATTCTTACCGGATTTACAGTTGAAGCAGGCGAGCTAAATACTGCCGGAGTCCATCTTGTACCACAATGGCAATATATAATGATGGTATTTGGACTAGCCTGGTTTGTTTCCCTCGTTGTTGGTACTCTATCCTTTATGCTGTCAATCCTGATTAGGAGCACAGCTGCTGGAATGGGAGTAATGCTTGCATTTTTAATTTCCGGGACAATTATCAGCAATATCGCTTCCTCTTGGGAATCTGCAAAGTATTTGTTCATGGTAAACCTGAGGCTCACAGACTACTTGCAAGGAAATATCCCCCCTATTGAAGGAATGTCCTTGCCCTTTTCCTTGACTGTACTGGCAATATGGGGAGCAGCAGCATTAGTCATTTCCTTTTTCACCTTTACTAAAAAAGATATATATTAA
- a CDS encoding bifunctional GNAT family N-acetyltransferase/carbon-nitrogen hydrolase family protein produces the protein MTKLDLSKFEKRLMIRNTEYKDIDKILQLQAECFPGMEPWTRAQLKSHLDLFQEGQFVAEYNGEIIGSCSSLIINFDEYDDRHSWDDVTDKGYITNHNPDGYNLYGIEVMVDPKYRRMKIGHRLYEARKELVRRLNLKSIIIGGRIPNYYKYESEMSAREYVEEVIHHRIYDPVLSFQLINGFTLMRINPNYLPDDRQSSKYATLMEWNNVEYLPQSKRFFKSSYPVRICVVQYMMRQIDSFEDFANQVEYYTDVASDASSDFVVFPEIFTTQLMSFLDEKIPINAIRKVTEYTEQYMELFSSLAIRYNINIIGGSHFVQEDDEEIYNISYLFRRDGSIEKQYKLHITPNEQKWWGISRGDQVRVFDTDCGKIAILICYDIEFPELARIATDMGAKIIFTPFCTEDRQGYLRVRYCAQARAVENQIYTVIAGTVGNLPQTENMDIQYAQSAIFAPSDFEFARDGIVGETNPNIEMVMIGDVDLEVLRRKRQNGTVRQLKDRRTDLYEIDYKHKKF, from the coding sequence ATGACTAAACTAGATTTATCCAAGTTTGAAAAGCGTTTGATGATAAGAAATACGGAATACAAGGACATTGATAAAATCCTGCAGCTTCAAGCGGAGTGCTTTCCAGGGATGGAGCCATGGACGAGGGCACAGCTTAAAAGCCATTTAGATTTGTTTCAGGAAGGACAATTTGTCGCAGAATATAATGGAGAAATTATCGGGTCTTGTTCAAGTCTTATCATTAATTTCGATGAGTATGATGACAGACATTCCTGGGATGATGTAACAGACAAAGGATATATAACGAACCATAATCCAGATGGATATAATCTATATGGTATTGAAGTGATGGTTGATCCAAAATATAGAAGGATGAAAATAGGACACCGACTATATGAAGCAAGAAAAGAGCTAGTACGCAGGCTTAATTTGAAAAGCATTATTATTGGCGGCAGGATACCTAATTATTATAAATACGAAAGTGAAATGTCTGCGAGAGAATATGTCGAAGAGGTAATCCATCATCGCATTTATGATCCTGTTCTTTCCTTTCAATTAATCAATGGGTTTACCTTAATGCGGATTAATCCGAATTATCTTCCAGACGATAGACAATCAAGTAAATATGCAACATTGATGGAATGGAATAATGTTGAGTATCTTCCACAGTCAAAACGTTTCTTTAAAAGCAGCTATCCTGTTAGAATTTGTGTTGTTCAGTACATGATGAGGCAAATTGACAGCTTTGAAGATTTTGCTAATCAGGTTGAATATTATACGGACGTCGCATCAGATGCTTCATCTGATTTTGTTGTTTTTCCAGAAATATTTACGACACAGCTTATGTCGTTTCTAGATGAGAAAATCCCCATTAATGCAATCCGTAAGGTGACAGAATATACGGAGCAATATATGGAGCTGTTCTCAAGCCTTGCTATCAGATACAATATCAACATTATTGGCGGCTCTCACTTTGTGCAAGAGGATGATGAGGAAATCTACAATATCTCCTATTTATTTAGAAGAGATGGCAGCATTGAAAAGCAATATAAGCTACATATTACGCCGAATGAACAAAAATGGTGGGGAATAAGCCGAGGAGATCAAGTTCGAGTGTTTGATACAGATTGCGGAAAGATTGCAATCCTTATTTGTTATGACATCGAATTTCCAGAGCTTGCAAGGATCGCCACAGATATGGGTGCTAAAATTATCTTTACTCCATTCTGTACGGAAGACCGTCAAGGATATTTGCGTGTCCGCTACTGTGCACAGGCGCGAGCTGTTGAAAATCAGATTTATACTGTGATTGCAGGTACTGTCGGTAATCTTCCACAAACGGAAAACATGGACATTCAATATGCTCAGTCAGCAATCTTTGCGCCATCTGATTTTGAATTTGCAAGAGATGGAATTGTCGGGGAGACGAACCCGAATATTGAAATGGTCATGATTGGTGATGTGGATTTAGAGGTGCTTCGCAGAAAACGCCAAAATGGTACTGTTAGACAATTAAAGGATAGAAGAACAGACCTTTACGAAATTGATTATAAACATAAAAAGTTTTAA
- a CDS encoding YitT family protein has product MEAPQLETSIGDQKPQHKVLPKSVLLKRGLFIILGSVMMGVGIEEFLVPNQILDGGIVGISIILSHLFSIKLGFFIFLLNIPFFYIGYKQIGKTFALSTLLGITVLSITTILLHDVPVFTEDLLLATVFGGIILGVGVGIVLRFGGSLDGTEILALLFSKKLPFSVGEIIMFFNFFIFITAGFVFTWDRAMYSIIAYFIAFKVIDIVIAGLDESKSAWIISDHAEVIGETIIARLGRGVTYLKGEGAYTGDNKKVIFCVINRLEEAKLKLIVEELDPTAFLAVANIAEVRGGRFKKKDIH; this is encoded by the coding sequence ATGGAAGCACCGCAACTCGAAACGTCTATTGGCGATCAAAAACCTCAGCATAAAGTGCTGCCAAAAAGCGTGTTATTAAAAAGAGGACTTTTTATCATTTTAGGAAGTGTCATGATGGGTGTTGGCATTGAGGAATTCCTCGTTCCTAACCAAATCCTTGATGGAGGAATTGTCGGCATTTCCATTATTCTTTCCCACTTGTTTTCCATTAAGCTCGGTTTCTTCATTTTCCTGCTTAATATTCCATTTTTCTATATTGGCTATAAACAAATCGGAAAGACTTTCGCCCTCTCTACTTTGTTAGGAATCACCGTATTATCCATAACCACCATTCTGCTTCATGATGTTCCAGTATTTACGGAGGATCTGCTCTTAGCAACCGTCTTTGGGGGAATTATATTAGGTGTCGGTGTGGGAATTGTTCTCCGCTTTGGAGGGTCTTTAGACGGCACCGAAATCCTGGCACTTCTTTTTAGCAAAAAGCTTCCCTTTTCAGTCGGAGAAATCATTATGTTTTTTAACTTTTTTATTTTCATTACAGCAGGTTTTGTTTTCACATGGGACAGAGCAATGTATTCCATTATTGCTTACTTTATCGCCTTTAAGGTTATTGATATTGTAATAGCAGGTCTTGATGAGTCGAAATCTGCCTGGATTATCAGTGACCATGCTGAAGTTATTGGCGAAACCATTATTGCTAGATTAGGACGAGGGGTTACTTATCTTAAGGGAGAAGGTGCTTATACTGGTGATAATAAGAAGGTCATATTCTGTGTCATTAACAGGCTTGAGGAAGCAAAGCTGAAATTGATTGTAGAAGAACTAGACCCGACGGCCTTTCTTGCTGTAGCTAATATCGCAGAAGTCCGAGGCGGCCGCTTTAAGAAAAAAGACATCCATTAA